In Massilistercora timonensis, the following are encoded in one genomic region:
- a CDS encoding triose-phosphate isomerase, which translates to MKKKLYFGSNLKMYKNIKDTTEYLQALADYTKDLSRDEIELFIIPSFTTLESASHCYDRQYIKLGAQNMCWEEEGQFTGEISPLMLKELDLDLVMIGHSERRHVFGETDVEENKKVKAALDHGFTALLCIGETGEEKEFGISPEVLRTQLKIGFHGVPVSQVPKIWVAYEPVWSIGVNGTPATADYAEEMHKVIKACLKEIFGEAGADIPVLYGGSVNPGNCEELIVQPSIDGLFTGRAAWQADKFDRLIRSSIGAATR; encoded by the coding sequence ATGAAGAAGAAATTATATTTTGGCAGCAACCTGAAGATGTACAAGAATATCAAGGATACCACCGAGTATCTGCAGGCCCTGGCTGACTACACCAAGGATTTAAGCCGGGATGAGATCGAGCTTTTCATCATTCCGTCCTTCACCACGCTGGAGAGCGCGTCCCACTGTTATGACCGCCAGTATATCAAACTGGGCGCTCAGAACATGTGCTGGGAAGAAGAGGGACAGTTTACCGGAGAGATCTCTCCGCTTATGTTGAAAGAACTGGATCTGGATCTTGTCATGATCGGTCATTCGGAGCGCCGCCATGTATTCGGCGAGACGGATGTAGAAGAAAATAAAAAGGTAAAAGCCGCTCTTGATCACGGCTTTACCGCTCTCCTGTGCATCGGCGAGACCGGTGAGGAAAAAGAATTCGGCATCAGCCCGGAGGTACTGCGGACCCAGCTTAAGATCGGGTTCCACGGCGTTCCCGTCTCCCAGGTCCCCAAGATCTGGGTTGCCTATGAACCGGTATGGTCCATCGGCGTCAACGGAACTCCCGCCACCGCGGATTACGCGGAAGAGATGCACAAAGTGATCAAGGCCTGCCTTAAGGAGATCTTTGGAGAAGCCGGCGCTGACATCCCGGTTCTCTACGGCGGAAGCGTCAATCCCGGCAACTGTGAAGAGCTGATCGTTCAGCCCTCCATTGACGGATTGTTCACAGGACGCGCCGCATGGCAGGCGGATAAATTCGATCGGCTTATTCGGTCTTCTATCGGGGCTGCTACCCGGTAA
- a CDS encoding DNA polymerase III subunit alpha has translation MSFAHLHVHTEYSLLDGSNKIKECIARVKELGMDSVAITDHGVMYGVIDFYRAAKAAGIRPILGCEVYVAPESRFDKETGGDREDRYHHLVLLAENDLGYHNLMKIVSRGFTEGYYYRPRVDREILEQYHEGIIALSACLAGEVQRNILRGMYEEGKAAALRYQEIFGEGNFFLELQDHGIPEQKLVNQGLVRMSKETGIELVATNDVHYTYAEDEKPHDILLCIQTGKKIEDEDRMRYEGGQYYIKSEEEMRELFPYAPQALENTERIARRCNVEIEFGVTKLPKFDVPEGYTSWEYLNKLCREGFVRRYPEAGEDLYERLEYELSTIHSMGYVDYFLIVWDFIRYARDHGIMVGPGRGSAAGSIVAYCLEITSIDPIKYQLLFERFLNPERVSMPDIDVDFCFERRQEVIDYVVRKYGSDRVVQIVTFGTLAARGVIRDVGRVMDLPYAFVDSIAKMVPQELNITLERALKMSQELKKSYEEDPRVRELIDMSMRLEGLPRHTSMHAAGVVISQKAIDEYVPLSLGSDGSVTTQFTMTTLEELGLLKMDFLGLRTLTVIQDAARLAEKSAGHPIDINQIDYNDKAVLDSIGTGKTDGVFQLESAGMKSFMKELKPQSLEDIIAGISLYRPGPMDFIPKYIKGKNNVDSITYDCPQLKPILEPTYGCIVYQEQVMQIVRDLGGYTLGRSDLVRRAMSKKKGDVMQKERQNFVYGNPEEGVPGCVSNGIDEKTANKIYDEMIDFAKYAFNKSHAAAYAVVAYQTAWLKYYYPVEFMAALMTSVIDNPGKVAEYIYTCRQMGIGILPPDINEGVGNFSVDGGNIRYGLAAIKSIGRPVIESLIRERESGGKFRSLKDFIERMSGKEVNKRTIEHFIKSGAFDSLGGTRKQFMVVYVQLMDQVNQERKYSMTGQMSLFDLVGEEEKAEFDTQMPDVGEYEKETRLSFEKEVMGVYLSGHPMEEYEERWRKGISRTTLDFQLDEETGRTRVHDGVKETIGGIIAGKTIKYTKNNKTMAFLTIEDLAGTVEVVVFPRDYEKYQQYLTEENKVFVRGRVSEEDDAASKLICEAVIPFDRTRKELWLQYETKADFLSREQELYDLLGDSEGDDQVVIYCRKERAVKRLPQGRNIHIDSIILNRLTNYLGESCVKVIEKPIENPR, from the coding sequence ATGAGTTTCGCACATCTGCATGTCCATACGGAGTACAGTCTCCTGGACGGATCCAATAAAATCAAAGAATGTATCGCCAGAGTGAAGGAACTGGGGATGGACAGTGTGGCCATCACCGACCACGGCGTTATGTATGGGGTGATCGACTTCTACCGGGCGGCGAAGGCTGCGGGGATCCGGCCCATTCTGGGCTGTGAGGTCTATGTGGCGCCGGAATCCCGGTTTGACAAGGAGACCGGAGGCGACCGGGAGGACCGTTATCACCATCTGGTTCTGCTGGCAGAGAATGATCTTGGTTACCACAACCTGATGAAGATCGTGTCCCGGGGCTTCACTGAGGGGTATTATTACCGGCCCCGTGTGGACCGGGAGATCCTGGAGCAGTACCATGAAGGGATCATCGCTTTGAGCGCCTGCCTGGCGGGGGAAGTGCAGCGCAATATCCTGCGGGGTATGTACGAGGAAGGCAAGGCGGCGGCTCTTCGCTATCAGGAGATCTTCGGGGAGGGGAATTTCTTCCTGGAGCTGCAGGACCACGGGATCCCGGAACAGAAGCTGGTGAACCAGGGCTTGGTGCGGATGTCCAAGGAGACAGGCATCGAACTGGTGGCCACCAACGATGTCCATTACACCTATGCGGAAGATGAGAAACCCCATGATATCCTTCTGTGCATCCAGACCGGAAAGAAGATTGAAGACGAGGACCGGATGCGCTATGAAGGCGGGCAGTACTATATTAAGTCCGAGGAAGAGATGCGGGAGCTCTTTCCCTACGCCCCTCAGGCGCTGGAGAATACAGAGCGGATCGCCCGCAGATGTAATGTAGAGATTGAATTTGGAGTGACCAAGCTGCCCAAATTCGATGTGCCCGAGGGATATACTTCCTGGGAATATCTGAATAAACTGTGCCGGGAAGGATTCGTGCGCCGGTATCCGGAAGCGGGGGAAGATCTTTATGAGCGGCTGGAATATGAGCTCTCCACCATCCATTCCATGGGATATGTGGATTATTTCCTGATCGTGTGGGATTTCATCCGGTACGCCAGGGACCACGGTATTATGGTGGGACCGGGACGGGGCTCTGCCGCGGGGAGCATCGTGGCTTACTGTCTGGAGATCACCAGTATCGATCCCATCAAGTATCAGCTGCTCTTTGAGCGGTTCCTGAACCCGGAGCGGGTGTCCATGCCGGATATCGACGTGGACTTCTGCTTTGAACGGCGGCAGGAAGTCATTGATTATGTGGTGCGCAAATACGGAAGCGACCGGGTGGTGCAGATCGTCACCTTCGGTACCCTGGCGGCCCGGGGCGTGATCCGGGATGTGGGACGGGTGATGGACCTGCCCTACGCCTTTGTGGACAGCATTGCCAAGATGGTGCCCCAGGAACTGAACATTACCCTGGAGCGGGCCCTGAAGATGAGCCAGGAGTTGAAGAAATCTTATGAGGAAGATCCCAGGGTCCGGGAATTGATCGATATGTCCATGCGCCTGGAAGGACTGCCCAGACATACCTCCATGCATGCGGCAGGAGTGGTCATCAGCCAGAAGGCCATCGATGAGTATGTGCCTTTGTCCCTTGGCTCAGACGGCTCTGTGACCACTCAGTTCACCATGACCACTCTGGAGGAACTGGGGCTTCTGAAAATGGATTTCCTGGGCCTCAGGACCCTGACGGTGATCCAGGACGCGGCCCGGCTGGCAGAAAAAAGCGCAGGCCACCCCATTGACATCAACCAGATCGACTATAATGACAAGGCAGTGCTGGATTCCATCGGAACCGGGAAGACCGACGGCGTCTTCCAGCTGGAGAGCGCCGGGATGAAGAGCTTCATGAAGGAACTGAAACCTCAGAGCCTGGAGGATATCATCGCCGGGATCTCCCTGTACCGTCCGGGTCCTATGGATTTTATCCCCAAGTATATCAAGGGAAAGAACAACGTGGATTCCATCACCTATGACTGTCCCCAGTTAAAGCCCATCCTGGAACCTACCTACGGCTGTATCGTCTATCAGGAGCAGGTGATGCAGATCGTGCGGGATCTGGGGGGCTACACCCTAGGCCGGAGCGACCTGGTGCGCCGGGCTATGTCCAAGAAAAAAGGCGATGTGATGCAGAAAGAGCGGCAGAACTTCGTCTACGGCAACCCGGAGGAGGGGGTGCCGGGCTGTGTGTCCAACGGCATTGACGAGAAGACAGCCAACAAGATCTACGATGAGATGATCGATTTCGCCAAATACGCTTTTAATAAATCCCACGCCGCCGCCTATGCGGTGGTGGCCTACCAGACCGCCTGGCTGAAGTATTATTATCCGGTGGAGTTTATGGCGGCCCTTATGACTTCCGTTATTGACAATCCAGGGAAAGTGGCGGAATACATCTATACCTGCCGGCAGATGGGCATCGGCATCCTGCCTCCGGATATCAACGAGGGAGTTGGGAATTTCTCCGTGGATGGCGGGAATATCCGTTATGGTCTGGCCGCCATCAAGAGTATTGGCCGGCCGGTGATCGAGTCTCTGATCCGGGAGCGGGAGAGCGGCGGCAAATTCCGCAGCCTGAAGGATTTCATTGAGCGGATGTCCGGGAAGGAAGTGAACAAGCGGACCATCGAGCACTTTATCAAATCCGGGGCTTTCGATAGCCTGGGCGGCACCAGGAAGCAGTTCATGGTGGTCTATGTCCAGCTTATGGATCAGGTGAACCAGGAGCGGAAGTACTCCATGACCGGACAGATGTCCCTTTTCGATCTGGTGGGAGAAGAAGAGAAGGCGGAGTTTGACACCCAGATGCCGGATGTGGGAGAGTACGAGAAGGAGACCCGGCTTTCTTTTGAAAAAGAAGTGATGGGGGTCTATCTAAGCGGCCATCCCATGGAAGAGTACGAAGAGCGGTGGCGGAAAGGGATCAGCCGCACCACCCTGGATTTCCAGCTGGATGAAGAGACCGGGAGGACCAGAGTCCATGATGGCGTCAAGGAGACCATCGGCGGGATCATCGCCGGGAAGACGATCAAGTATACCAAGAACAACAAGACTATGGCTTTCCTTACCATTGAGGATCTGGCCGGGACGGTGGAAGTGGTGGTGTTCCCCAGGGATTATGAGAAGTACCAGCAGTATCTTACCGAGGAAAACAAGGTCTTTGTCCGGGGAAGAGTATCCGAGGAGGACGATGCGGCCAGCAAGCTGATCTGTGAGGCGGTGATCCCCTTTGATCGGACCAGGAAGGAGCTGTGGCTGCAGTATGAGACAAAGGCGGATTTCCTTTCCCGGGAGCAGGAGCTTTATGACTTGCTGGGAGATTCGGAAGGAGACGACCAGGTGGTGATCTACTGCAGGAAGGAACGGGCGGTGAAACGGCTGCCCCAGGGTAGAAATATCCACATTGACAGTATTATTTTGAACAGATTGACGAATTATCTGGGTGAATCTTGTGTAAAAGTGATAGAAAAACCCATTGAAAACCCAAGATAA
- a CDS encoding polya polymerase produces MKVQNITDINKFFKVVDSCKGKVELVTGEGDRLNLKSKLSQYVSMANIFSNGEIPELEIVAHEPEDINRLVDFMING; encoded by the coding sequence ATGAAAGTACAGAATATTACCGATATTAATAAGTTCTTTAAAGTAGTAGATTCCTGCAAAGGAAAGGTAGAGCTGGTAACAGGCGAGGGCGACAGACTGAACCTGAAGTCCAAGCTGTCCCAGTACGTTTCCATGGCGAATATCTTCTCCAACGGCGAGATCCCGGAGCTGGAGATCGTGGCTCACGAGCCGGAAGATATCAACAGACTGGTTGACTTTATGATCAACGGCTAG
- a CDS encoding N-acetylmuramoyl-L-alanine amidase — protein sequence MSYSIMLDAGHGGRDPGAVYNGRQEKDDTLALTLAVGEILQNNGIDVEYTRTTDVYETPFEKAMEANNAGVDFFVSIHRNSFPTDNEVSGVETLVYDLSGLKYQVAQDIAQQLEAVGFVNLGVKARPGLVVLRRTKMPAVLVEAGFLNSDVDNQLFDDHFQDIAQAIARGILDGLSAGGALEGGEAPEYRIQTGLFRNWTYARRMENELLEEGFPAFVDDTGQYLSVQVGGYPTLAQAVEAEQKLRSAGYQTLIIR from the coding sequence ATGTCTTATTCGATCATGCTGGACGCCGGACACGGAGGACGGGATCCGGGAGCGGTATACAACGGACGGCAGGAGAAGGACGACACCCTGGCGCTTACCCTGGCAGTGGGGGAGATCCTGCAGAACAACGGGATCGATGTGGAGTATACCAGGACCACAGATGTGTATGAGACGCCATTTGAAAAGGCGATGGAGGCCAACAACGCAGGAGTGGATTTCTTCGTGTCCATCCACAGGAATTCCTTCCCCACAGATAACGAAGTGTCCGGTGTGGAGACGTTGGTGTACGATCTGTCCGGCCTGAAGTATCAGGTGGCCCAGGACATCGCCCAGCAGCTGGAAGCTGTCGGGTTCGTGAACCTGGGGGTAAAAGCCAGGCCGGGACTTGTGGTGCTGCGAAGGACTAAGATGCCGGCGGTGCTGGTGGAGGCCGGGTTTCTCAATTCCGATGTGGACAATCAGCTGTTTGACGATCATTTCCAGGATATTGCCCAGGCCATCGCTAGGGGGATCCTGGACGGTCTGAGCGCCGGCGGGGCGCTGGAAGGAGGGGAAGCTCCGGAATACCGGATCCAGACAGGGCTGTTCCGGAACTGGACTTATGCCAGGAGAATGGAAAATGAGCTGCTGGAGGAGGGATTCCCGGCCTTTGTAGACGATACGGGCCAGTATCTCAGCGTCCAGGTGGGCGGGTACCCGACGCTTGCCCAGGCGGTGGAGGCAGAACAGAAGCTTAGAAGCGCAGGCTACCAGACCCTGATCATCCGCTGA
- a CDS encoding DUF1934 domain-containing protein produces the protein MTKEVLLSISGLHYDVPAESAEEENEPIEVITPATYYYKNGKHYIIYEELVEGLPGSIKNKVRISDGMLEIIKSGISNFHMVFEKDKINMTQYETPYGELLVGVYTRDMKMDIRENEIDIHILYDLDINGEKVADSEITMSVRAKQE, from the coding sequence ATGACAAAAGAAGTATTGCTGTCGATTTCCGGCCTTCACTACGATGTGCCGGCAGAGTCGGCGGAGGAAGAAAATGAGCCCATAGAAGTCATCACCCCGGCCACCTATTACTACAAAAACGGAAAACACTATATCATCTATGAGGAGCTGGTAGAGGGACTTCCGGGGAGCATCAAGAACAAGGTGAGGATTTCCGACGGGATGCTGGAGATCATCAAGAGCGGCATTTCCAATTTCCACATGGTCTTTGAGAAAGACAAGATCAACATGACCCAGTACGAGACGCCTTACGGAGAATTGCTGGTAGGGGTGTACACCAGGGACATGAAGATGGATATCCGGGAGAACGAGATCGATATCCATATTCTTTACGACCTGGATATCAATGGAGAGAAAGTGGCGGATTCTGAGATCACCATGAGCGTAAGGGCAAAACAGGAGTAA
- a CDS encoding acyl-ACP thioesterase domain-containing protein, whose protein sequence is MEARDNEYSFQSRVRFSEIDHTEKITLPGIINYFQDCSTFQSESLGLGVDYFARHGKAWVLSAWQVEVERYPRLGEEIGIHTWATGFKGFIGDRNFCMTDEEGKILACANSIWSYMDMKKGRPVRPLADEVEAYGTGRPLNMEYADRKIALPEGFVECPSFPVRKYHIDTNEHVNNCQYVQMALEALEEEPVVERLRVEYKKSAVCGDIIVPHVAREEDRMVVSLQDREGTPFAVVEFREKKK, encoded by the coding sequence ATGGAGGCAAGAGATAACGAGTATTCATTTCAAAGCAGGGTAAGGTTCAGCGAGATCGATCACACGGAGAAGATCACCCTTCCCGGGATCATCAATTATTTCCAGGACTGCAGCACCTTCCAGTCGGAGAGCCTGGGACTGGGAGTGGATTATTTTGCCCGGCACGGGAAGGCCTGGGTGCTGTCTGCCTGGCAGGTGGAGGTGGAACGATATCCCAGGCTGGGGGAAGAGATCGGGATCCATACCTGGGCTACCGGGTTCAAAGGGTTCATCGGGGACCGGAACTTCTGTATGACGGATGAAGAAGGGAAGATCCTGGCCTGTGCCAATTCCATCTGGTCTTACATGGATATGAAGAAAGGGCGTCCTGTGCGGCCCCTTGCGGATGAGGTAGAAGCCTACGGAACCGGCAGGCCGCTGAACATGGAGTACGCGGACCGGAAGATCGCGCTGCCGGAAGGATTCGTGGAATGTCCTTCCTTCCCGGTGCGCAAATACCATATTGACACCAACGAGCACGTCAATAACTGCCAGTATGTACAGATGGCCCTGGAGGCGCTGGAAGAGGAACCGGTGGTTGAAAGACTGCGGGTGGAATACAAGAAGTCGGCAGTGTGCGGGGATATCATCGTGCCCCATGTGGCCCGGGAAGAAGACCGGATGGTAGTGTCCCTGCAGGACAGGGAAGGAACGCCCTTCGCGGTGGTGGAATTCCGGGAGAAGAAAAAATAA
- the pfkA gene encoding 6-phosphofructokinase, which produces MSDKIIRTIGVLTSGGDAPGMNAAIRAVVRTALGKGLKVRGIRRGYQGLLNEEIIDMSARDVSDTIQRGGTILQTARCQEMRTEEGQQKAAAICKKYGIDGLVVIGGDGSFAGAQKLANFGINTIGIPGTIDLDIGCTEYTIGFDTAVNTAMEAIDKVRDTSTSHERCSIIEVMGRDAGYLALWCGIANGAERILMPEEHDYDEAAIVADIQECRKRGKKNYIIINAEGIGDSMNMAKRIEEATGMETRATVLGHMQRGGSPTCKDRVYASIMGAMAVDLLIEGKTNRVVGYKHGQYVDFDIDEALSMKKAIPAYQYEIAKQLAL; this is translated from the coding sequence ATGTCAGACAAAATCATTCGTACAATCGGTGTGCTGACCAGCGGAGGAGATGCCCCGGGCATGAATGCGGCGATCCGTGCGGTTGTCCGTACAGCACTGGGAAAAGGTCTGAAAGTCAGAGGAATCCGGCGTGGTTATCAGGGACTGTTAAATGAAGAGATCATAGATATGTCCGCGAGAGATGTGTCAGACACTATCCAGCGGGGAGGCACCATCCTCCAGACGGCGCGCTGCCAGGAGATGCGTACCGAGGAAGGGCAGCAGAAGGCGGCTGCCATCTGCAAGAAATACGGCATCGACGGCCTGGTAGTCATCGGAGGAGACGGATCCTTCGCCGGCGCGCAGAAGCTGGCCAACTTTGGGATCAACACCATTGGGATCCCGGGAACTATCGACCTGGATATCGGATGTACTGAGTACACCATCGGATTTGATACGGCGGTAAATACAGCGATGGAAGCCATTGACAAGGTAAGAGATACTTCTACTTCTCATGAGCGCTGCTCCATCATCGAGGTTATGGGAAGAGATGCCGGATATCTGGCGCTGTGGTGCGGTATCGCCAACGGGGCGGAGCGTATCCTGATGCCGGAGGAGCATGATTATGATGAGGCCGCTATCGTGGCGGACATCCAGGAGTGCCGGAAGCGCGGCAAGAAGAACTACATCATCATCAACGCAGAGGGAATCGGCGATTCCATGAATATGGCAAAGAGGATCGAGGAAGCCACCGGAATGGAGACCAGAGCTACTGTTCTGGGCCACATGCAGCGTGGAGGAAGTCCCACCTGTAAGGACCGGGTATATGCATCCATCATGGGAGCCATGGCGGTAGACCTTCTGATCGAAGGAAAGACCAACCGGGTAGTGGGATACAAACACGGCCAGTATGTAGACTTTGACATCGATGAGGCCCTGAGCATGAAGAAGGCGATCCCTGCATATCAGTACGAGATCGCGAAACAGCTGGCCCTTTAA
- a CDS encoding S1-like domain-containing RNA-binding protein — protein sequence MRLEEYLGKKRTLMVVKKVEFGVYLGTSEDKVLLPARQVPRGVEVGDPVEVFLYRDSDDRLIATTQEPKILLGEIRKLTVADTGRVGAFLDWGLPKDLLLPFREQTKKVEKGDQILAALYVDKSGRLCATMKLYDRLRQDSPYKKDDVVRGTIYETSGNFGVFVAVDDCYSALIPKREAYGDLKVGQEIEARVSRVHEDGKLDLSVRKKAFLQMDDDAQRILEKMEELGGALPFTDKAAPEQIKEELGLSKNAFKRAVGRLLKEQKVQITEKAIEFLEK from the coding sequence ATGAGATTAGAGGAATATCTGGGGAAAAAGCGGACGCTGATGGTGGTCAAGAAGGTAGAGTTCGGCGTGTATCTTGGCACCAGTGAAGATAAGGTGCTTCTGCCCGCAAGGCAGGTCCCCCGTGGCGTAGAAGTGGGGGATCCGGTAGAGGTCTTTCTGTACCGGGATTCAGACGACCGTCTGATTGCCACCACCCAGGAGCCCAAGATCCTTCTGGGAGAGATCCGCAAGCTTACGGTGGCGGATACCGGCCGGGTAGGAGCGTTCCTGGACTGGGGGCTTCCCAAGGATCTTCTGCTTCCCTTCCGGGAGCAGACAAAGAAGGTGGAGAAGGGAGATCAGATCCTGGCGGCGCTCTATGTGGACAAGTCGGGAAGACTGTGCGCCACCATGAAGCTTTATGACCGGCTGCGCCAGGATTCTCCTTACAAGAAGGATGATGTGGTCCGGGGTACCATCTATGAGACCAGCGGCAACTTCGGGGTGTTCGTGGCGGTGGACGACTGTTACAGTGCGCTGATCCCAAAGCGGGAGGCCTACGGGGATCTTAAGGTGGGTCAGGAGATCGAGGCCCGGGTGAGCCGGGTCCATGAGGACGGCAAGCTGGACTTAAGCGTCCGCAAGAAAGCATTTCTCCAGATGGACGATGACGCGCAGAGGATCCTGGAGAAGATGGAGGAGCTGGGAGGAGCCCTTCCCTTTACGGATAAAGCGGCGCCGGAACAGATCAAAGAGGAGCTTGGTCTTAGTAAAAATGCCTTCAAAAGAGCAGTAGGCCGTCTTTTAAAGGAACAGAAGGTACAAATTACCGAAAAGGCTATTGAATTCCTGGAAAAATAA
- a CDS encoding RNA polymerase sigma factor region1.1 domain-containing protein: protein MAERMGFQGKLREVLSFAREREDHLLAEDVEKFFEEEALSPEQMELVFQYLTEQGIEVKGYAPSKGTVREADQEEGLSPEEERYLETYRQEIEALEEAGDKTLARRLTEVVEEAVKLQRGEVFLGDLIQEGNMRLVMLLEEDPEKEEEAWRAKVRGAMEEFIASSGEMRRRDRQMVRKVTDLKNTVKAMEEEEGRKVTLDEAAQRLGISRQEAEQIWKLTSEEEA, encoded by the coding sequence ATGGCAGAACGGATGGGATTTCAGGGGAAATTAAGAGAAGTGCTGAGCTTTGCCAGGGAGCGGGAAGACCATCTCCTGGCGGAAGACGTGGAGAAGTTCTTTGAGGAGGAGGCGCTGTCCCCGGAGCAGATGGAACTGGTCTTTCAGTATCTGACAGAGCAGGGGATCGAAGTGAAGGGATACGCGCCCTCCAAAGGAACCGTCCGGGAGGCGGATCAGGAAGAAGGCTTAAGCCCGGAAGAGGAACGGTATCTGGAGACTTACCGGCAGGAGATCGAGGCGCTGGAAGAAGCGGGTGATAAGACGCTGGCCCGCCGCCTGACAGAAGTGGTGGAAGAGGCGGTGAAATTGCAAAGGGGCGAGGTGTTCCTTGGAGATCTGATCCAGGAAGGGAACATGCGCCTTGTGATGCTTCTGGAAGAAGATCCGGAGAAGGAAGAAGAAGCATGGAGGGCCAAGGTGCGCGGCGCCATGGAGGAATTCATAGCCTCCAGCGGGGAGATGCGGCGCAGAGACAGGCAGATGGTCCGGAAGGTTACAGACTTAAAAAATACAGTCAAAGCAATGGAAGAAGAGGAAGGGAGAAAGGTGACTCTCGACGAAGCTGCCCAGAGGCTTGGGATCAGTCGGCAGGAGGCGGAACAGATCTGGAAGCTGACATCGGAAGAAGAAGCATAG
- a CDS encoding cation diffusion facilitator family transporter: MTEFLVRHFVKDHEETEKVSVRTAYGVLASMVGIFCNVFLFVVKWLIGFFLQSISVMADAFNNLSDAGGSVIGLVGVKMAEKPADKDHPFGHGRIEYIAALVVSFLVLEVGFTFFKDAVGKIREPEAMRFQLVSVIILTLSVGVKLWLAFFNRKLGKRIDSKVMMATATDAIGDVITTAATIASVLFWRITGWNIDGFVGLGVSLVIMWAGIGIARDTLEPLIGKPVSREEYERITRFVEGYPGIVGSHDLIVHNYGPGRSMASIHAEVPNDVDIEESHEIIDRIEREAIKNLGIFLVIHMDPIETKDAQVLAIRKQVTEILDAVDQKVSIHDFRMVDGKEQINLIFDMVVPYEYDDQKEEELRRTVEKLLHIADPRYQCVITVERSYIDGGKR; encoded by the coding sequence ATGACAGAATTTTTGGTAAGACATTTTGTGAAGGATCATGAAGAGACGGAAAAGGTGTCCGTCCGTACGGCCTATGGTGTGCTGGCCAGTATGGTGGGCATCTTTTGCAACGTCTTTTTATTTGTGGTAAAATGGCTGATCGGGTTTTTCCTGCAGAGTATCTCGGTCATGGCGGACGCCTTCAACAATCTTTCCGACGCGGGGGGATCGGTGATCGGCCTTGTGGGGGTGAAGATGGCGGAGAAGCCTGCGGACAAGGATCATCCCTTTGGCCATGGGAGGATTGAATACATAGCGGCTCTGGTGGTGTCCTTTCTGGTGCTGGAAGTGGGATTTACCTTCTTCAAAGACGCTGTGGGCAAGATCCGGGAGCCGGAGGCCATGCGGTTCCAGCTGGTGTCGGTGATCATCCTGACGCTGTCTGTGGGAGTGAAGCTGTGGCTGGCCTTCTTCAACCGGAAGCTGGGGAAACGGATCGACTCCAAGGTGATGATGGCCACTGCCACGGACGCTATCGGCGACGTGATCACTACGGCGGCCACCATCGCTTCCGTGCTGTTCTGGCGGATCACAGGGTGGAACATCGACGGGTTCGTGGGGCTTGGCGTTTCCCTGGTCATCATGTGGGCCGGTATTGGGATCGCCAGAGACACCCTGGAGCCTCTGATCGGGAAACCGGTATCCCGGGAGGAATATGAGCGGATCACCCGGTTTGTGGAAGGATACCCGGGGATCGTGGGTAGCCACGACCTGATCGTCCACAATTACGGACCGGGCAGAAGCATGGCGTCCATCCATGCGGAAGTGCCCAATGATGTAGATATTGAGGAGTCCCATGAGATCATCGACCGGATCGAGAGGGAGGCTATAAAGAACCTGGGGATCTTCCTGGTGATCCATATGGACCCGATTGAAACGAAAGACGCCCAGGTGCTGGCGATACGGAAACAGGTGACGGAGATCCTGGACGCGGTGGACCAGAAGGTGAGCATCCATGATTTCCGCATGGTGGACGGGAAAGAACAGATCAACCTGATCTTCGATATGGTGGTGCCCTATGAGTACGACGACCAGAAGGAAGAAGAGCTGCGGCGGACGGTGGAGAAGCTTCTCCACATCGCTGATCCCAGATATCAGTGTGTGATCACGGTAGAAAGGAGTTACATAGATGGAGGCAAGAGATAA
- a CDS encoding RpiB/LacA/LacB family sugar-phosphate isomerase, producing the protein MKIAIGCDPNAQQAKEELMKFIEAKGYGELTDFGSEDPIYANTAIKVAEAVAAGEYDRGILICGTGIGVSIAANKVKGAYAALLSDVYSAQRARLSNDANIACMGAFTSGSKERELMTEAFLTNEFVPGCSSQPKVDAFVEYDKNR; encoded by the coding sequence ATGAAAATTGCAATTGGATGTGATCCTAACGCACAGCAGGCAAAAGAAGAACTGATGAAGTTTATCGAGGCAAAAGGTTATGGCGAACTTACAGATTTTGGAAGCGAAGATCCCATTTACGCCAACACAGCCATCAAAGTGGCGGAAGCGGTAGCGGCAGGAGAATATGACAGAGGGATCCTGATCTGTGGGACCGGCATCGGCGTGTCTATCGCAGCCAACAAAGTAAAAGGTGCTTACGCGGCATTGTTGTCTGACGTATATTCCGCTCAGAGAGCCCGCTTAAGCAATGACGCCAACATCGCATGTATGGGAGCTTTCACCTCCGGAAGCAAGGAGAGAGAGCTGATGACGGAAGCTTTCCTGACCAACGAGTTTGTGCCGGGCTGCTCCTCTCAGCCGAAGGTAGACGCGTTCGTAGAGTACGATAAGAACCGGTAG